In Winkia neuii, a genomic segment contains:
- a CDS encoding formate/nitrite transporter family protein: MNTQVNAPSEKLVMSSPVETLKTATSAMAGKAGVANTKPLNTFLLAIAAGAYIGLGFIFFTTVQMGADKLPLGVAKLMGGLVFSVGLILVVITGADLFTSTTMSLIAKASGRLTWAKLLKHWAIVYVGNFVGSLLVVALAYFGNLQAGGKGAFGQVIVNTATAKVSHTPIESFVLGIGCNLLVCLAVWLTFAGKTVADKILAIVGPISAFVAAGFEHSVANMFMIPYGLILGYGGQLTFSNFLLVNLLPVTLGNILGGGVFVGLFYWIINRPAE; encoded by the coding sequence GTGAATACACAAGTAAATGCCCCCTCAGAGAAGCTGGTAATGTCCTCACCAGTAGAAACATTAAAAACTGCCACCTCCGCAATGGCGGGGAAAGCAGGCGTTGCAAATACTAAGCCGCTGAATACCTTCCTGTTGGCGATTGCCGCAGGCGCCTACATCGGACTTGGCTTCATCTTTTTCACAACCGTGCAGATGGGCGCCGATAAGCTGCCCCTGGGCGTAGCCAAACTGATGGGAGGCCTGGTCTTCTCAGTCGGCCTGATCCTAGTAGTTATTACCGGAGCTGACCTGTTCACCTCCACCACCATGTCGCTGATCGCCAAGGCTTCGGGTCGCCTTACTTGGGCGAAACTGTTAAAGCACTGGGCAATCGTCTACGTCGGCAACTTCGTCGGTTCACTACTTGTGGTTGCCCTCGCCTATTTCGGAAACCTGCAAGCAGGCGGCAAAGGCGCCTTCGGTCAGGTAATAGTCAACACTGCAACGGCGAAAGTATCGCACACCCCAATCGAGAGCTTTGTCTTGGGCATTGGCTGTAACCTGCTAGTTTGCCTGGCAGTGTGGCTGACCTTCGCGGGCAAGACTGTCGCGGATAAGATCCTCGCCATCGTGGGCCCGATCTCGGCTTTCGTCGCCGCAGGATTCGAACACTCCGTGGCAAACATGTTCATGATCCCCTACGGCCTAATCCTGGGCTACGGAGGGCAGCTAACCTTCTCCAATTTCTTGTTGGTAAACCTGCTTCCGGTAACGCTCGGCAACATCCTTGGCGGGGGCGTCTTTGTTGGCCTCTTCTACTGGATAATAAATAGACCAGCCGAATAG
- a CDS encoding hemolysin family protein, with translation MGIGTGLIIAIALLAVNAFFVGAEFAVTSSRKSQIDPLVEEGRAGAKAAQWALEHVSLMLAVCQLGVTLASTALGAVAEPALARAVRPLLLRFGLPAASSHLVAVIIALLVVLYLHVVVGEMIPKNLSVSAPAKMVLVLAPPLVRLGRLVRPIVEGMDHFANWFITKLGVEPKHEVAATFTAEEVATIVELSEAEGKLTDDLGLLSGTLEFSEELVEAVMVGPEKLVTLPVQVTPAEFEKVVSQTGFSRFPLVDGTGEYVGYLHLKDVLQADSKEQRDKPVPSWWIRQLPKASPQDEVEDALRVMQMTGVHLAKVEREGSIVGVIFLEDILEELVGEVRDVMQRQ, from the coding sequence ATGGGAATTGGTACCGGACTGATCATAGCGATTGCCCTCTTGGCAGTGAACGCGTTCTTCGTGGGAGCTGAATTTGCAGTTACCTCGTCTCGAAAATCCCAGATTGACCCGCTAGTAGAAGAAGGCAGGGCAGGCGCAAAGGCTGCACAGTGGGCCTTAGAGCACGTTTCCCTAATGCTGGCAGTGTGTCAGTTAGGGGTAACGCTTGCTTCTACAGCATTGGGTGCGGTGGCGGAGCCGGCTCTTGCAAGAGCGGTCAGGCCGCTCCTCCTTCGGTTCGGTTTGCCCGCTGCAAGCTCTCATCTGGTGGCAGTGATTATTGCTTTACTGGTCGTACTGTATCTGCACGTAGTTGTTGGCGAAATGATTCCCAAGAATCTGTCAGTGTCAGCACCGGCGAAAATGGTGCTGGTGCTAGCTCCACCTCTGGTGCGGCTGGGCCGTCTAGTGCGGCCAATTGTTGAGGGAATGGATCATTTTGCGAATTGGTTTATCACGAAACTCGGGGTGGAACCCAAGCACGAGGTGGCTGCCACCTTTACTGCAGAAGAAGTGGCTACCATCGTGGAATTGTCAGAAGCTGAAGGCAAGCTGACTGACGATCTAGGTCTGCTGTCCGGAACGCTAGAATTTAGCGAAGAACTTGTAGAGGCCGTAATGGTGGGTCCCGAAAAGCTTGTGACGCTGCCCGTGCAAGTAACTCCTGCCGAGTTTGAAAAAGTAGTTTCCCAGACGGGATTTTCGCGCTTCCCGCTAGTAGATGGAACTGGCGAATACGTCGGCTACCTGCATCTAAAAGATGTACTGCAGGCCGACTCTAAAGAACAGCGAGACAAGCCTGTGCCCTCATGGTGGATCAGACAGCTGCCCAAGGCATCTCCTCAGGACGAGGTCGAGGATGCGCTTCGGGTAATGCAGATGACCGGTGTTCACTTAGCTAAGGTAGAGCGCGAAGGAAGTATCGTTGGCGTCATCTTCCTTGAAGATATTTTGGAAGAACTTGTAGGTGAGGTTCGGGACGTAATGCAGCGGCAGTAG
- a CDS encoding ribose-5-phosphate isomerase, whose amino-acid sequence MRIHIASDHAGFELKEALKTHFSERGNEVIDHGPETYDPADDYPPTCQACAEAVLADPGSLGFVLGGSGNGEQIAANQVKGIRAALCWSEETAELARLHNNAQVAGIGARMHSTEDAIRIADKFVDTAFTGEERHCRRIDLLDEYDQKH is encoded by the coding sequence ATGAGGATTCACATTGCATCGGACCATGCTGGGTTCGAACTCAAAGAAGCGTTGAAAACCCATTTTTCTGAACGTGGCAATGAAGTCATTGATCACGGCCCTGAAACATACGATCCAGCTGATGACTATCCCCCAACCTGCCAGGCATGCGCAGAAGCGGTGCTTGCGGATCCAGGTTCGCTAGGCTTCGTGCTGGGTGGATCGGGCAACGGTGAGCAGATTGCCGCAAACCAGGTTAAAGGCATCCGCGCCGCCCTCTGTTGGTCAGAGGAGACGGCAGAGTTGGCAAGGCTGCACAACAATGCTCAGGTTGCCGGTATAGGAGCTCGCATGCACTCCACGGAAGACGCCATTCGGATTGCAGACAAGTTTGTCGACACAGCATTTACCGGTGAGGAGAGGCACTGCCGACGTATTGATCTACTGGACGAGTACGACCAGAAACACTGA
- a CDS encoding helix-turn-helix domain-containing protein: MPWIRKPVDKKLVRAARKARAAEEIAHLDYLRAVQRAVMKMNQTQLAEELGVSQSSVSQLLRSAKRQPPVASGYFSADPDEAIKDL; the protein is encoded by the coding sequence ATGCCTTGGATCAGAAAGCCGGTAGATAAAAAGCTGGTTAGAGCGGCCAGGAAAGCGCGCGCGGCGGAAGAAATTGCGCATCTTGACTACTTGCGCGCGGTTCAGCGTGCCGTCATGAAAATGAACCAGACCCAGCTGGCCGAGGAATTAGGGGTATCACAGTCTTCTGTATCGCAATTGCTCCGTTCGGCCAAACGGCAACCTCCAGTAGCGTCAGGGTACTTTTCTGCCGATCCGGACGAGGCGATTAAAGATTTGTAG
- a CDS encoding glycerophosphodiester phosphodiesterase family protein, which translates to MLRAFAHRGGANEAEENTPQAFEYALSLGYKRLETDAHLSRDNKVVLHHDPDLKRTYGIAAKIADLDWAELSEFRMPNGGRLMRFEEALERFDQVEFNVDAKENAVAMPLLRLAKNDLDRVRFVSFSARTVKELRQAGAEKTALTMPEVARLRLGMPLPKRLLERVDAVQIPPTYGPIKLATKTFISRAHDAGLFVDVWTVSETETILKMIDAGVDGLMTDSPSVLKEVLVQRNIWEG; encoded by the coding sequence TTGCTAAGGGCATTTGCCCATCGCGGGGGAGCCAATGAAGCGGAAGAAAATACTCCGCAGGCTTTCGAATATGCGCTCTCGCTCGGGTATAAGCGGCTAGAAACGGATGCGCATCTTAGCCGAGACAACAAAGTGGTGCTGCACCATGATCCCGACCTGAAGCGAACCTATGGGATAGCCGCGAAGATCGCTGACTTGGATTGGGCCGAGCTCTCGGAATTTCGAATGCCTAATGGAGGCAGGCTCATGCGTTTTGAAGAAGCGCTAGAGCGTTTTGACCAGGTTGAATTCAACGTTGACGCGAAAGAAAATGCCGTGGCAATGCCATTGCTGAGGCTCGCCAAGAACGATTTGGACCGGGTCCGCTTTGTTTCTTTTTCAGCGCGGACAGTAAAAGAATTGCGGCAGGCTGGAGCCGAAAAGACAGCACTTACTATGCCCGAGGTAGCCAGGCTTCGCTTGGGAATGCCGCTGCCTAAAAGGCTGCTGGAGAGGGTTGACGCGGTACAAATACCTCCCACTTATGGGCCGATCAAATTAGCCACAAAGACTTTCATCTCAAGAGCGCACGACGCCGGTTTATTTGTTGATGTATGGACTGTTAGTGAAACAGAAACTATATTGAAAATGATCGACGCCGGAGTCGATGGGCTAATGACTGACTCGCCCTCGGTACTCAAAGAAGTGTTGGTCCAAAGGAACATTTGGGAGGGCTAA
- a CDS encoding multifunctional oxoglutarate decarboxylase/oxoglutarate dehydrogenase thiamine pyrophosphate-binding subunit/dihydrolipoyllysine-residue succinyltransferase subunit, whose product MSQDSSEQAPTSDVIAQMRKKYDADPLSVPTDWQDYFKAVESMEELKATSTPAQREKVQDQPAEQVADETRSDLPPLPLSKVEPPTSPYAANALKGNGALLGSEGEVDQVQRLRGPAGAIVKNMETSLSVPTATSARQIPAKVLIENRSVINNHLARTRGGKVSFTHLIGYAVVETLTKMPSMNVRYEEVDGKPNVRQYGHVGFGLAIDLPKKDGTRTLMVPVIHEADRLDFQQFVAAYEDLVARTRAGKLTPKDFQGASMTLTNPGTLGTSHSVPRLMAGQGTIIGVGATAYPAEWAGASPTVLARMGVGKAMYMTSTYDHRVIQGAASGEFLRTVEEKLTGKDGFYERVFRAMEVPYEPFVFQQDYEYSLETEKGKPARIAELIHAYRSRGHLAADTDPLAYRQRRHPDLSLANYGLTVWDLDRSFPTGGFGGAANMTLRQILTRLRDTYTRSMGIEYMHIQDPAQRAWLQRQIETPYEKPSKEAQRHILSTLSRAEAFETFLQTKYVGQKRFSLEGGESLIPLLDTALTAAARRGLPDAVIGMAHRGRLNVLANIGGKSYGQIFSEFEGNQDPRTVQGSGDVKYHLGTEGVFSVEDGVAIRVTLAANPSHLEAADGVLEGICRAKLDKMGQVDDYPVLPILIHGDAAFVGQGVVYEVLNMSQLPAYRVGGTLHVIVNNQIGFTTGPASGRSTRYCTDMARGLQIPVFHVNGDDPEEVARAANLAFSFREEFHKDVIIDMVCYRRRGHNEGDDPSMTQPIMYNLINQLPSTRSVYTKNLIGRGDITEEEARASLAEYNTEMNRILTETREHGWSPGEAALELPESQRPGAGMMVGWDTAVPRQVIERIGDAYLHVPEHFTPHPKMRKLMERRHQMSREGKIDWGFGELLAFGSLLIEGTPVRMSGEDCRRGTFVQRHAVLHDHDTGREWTPLDFLTPDQKMLSIYDSSLSEYGPLAFEYGYSVERPSALVLWEAQFGDFVNGAQLVVDEFISAAEQKWGQHASLVMLLPHGYEGQGPDHSSARIERYLQLAAQNNMRITQPSTPAQHFHLLRSQAYQRPRKPLIVFTPKQLLRLNAATSPVEDFTRGSFHEVLQESQDEVLANASNVDRIILTSGRVYYDLVKARAKRNDKSTAIVRLEQYYPLAEEALAKALGAFPSSAELVWVQDEPRNMGAWPFLALNITDAATGGRTLRVVSRPSSAAPSAGTAAMHAEQNERLMEAAFQR is encoded by the coding sequence ATGTCTCAGGACAGCAGTGAACAAGCGCCCACCAGTGACGTAATCGCGCAGATGCGCAAGAAGTATGATGCAGATCCCCTATCGGTGCCCACCGATTGGCAGGATTATTTCAAAGCTGTCGAAAGTATGGAGGAGCTCAAGGCGACCTCTACTCCCGCACAGAGAGAGAAGGTGCAGGACCAGCCTGCAGAGCAAGTAGCAGACGAGACACGTTCTGATCTTCCCCCTCTTCCCCTCTCGAAGGTGGAGCCGCCAACTTCGCCGTATGCGGCAAATGCTCTGAAGGGCAACGGCGCGCTACTGGGGTCCGAGGGCGAAGTCGACCAGGTACAGCGACTGCGTGGCCCGGCGGGCGCCATCGTGAAGAATATGGAAACCTCTTTGAGCGTTCCGACCGCGACCTCTGCCCGGCAGATCCCAGCAAAAGTACTGATCGAAAATCGTTCGGTTATTAATAACCATCTAGCCAGAACTCGGGGCGGAAAGGTTTCCTTTACCCACCTAATCGGATACGCGGTGGTCGAGACCTTGACCAAGATGCCTTCTATGAACGTCCGTTACGAAGAGGTCGACGGCAAGCCCAACGTTCGCCAGTACGGACACGTGGGGTTCGGGTTAGCTATTGATCTACCGAAGAAGGACGGCACCCGCACTCTTATGGTGCCCGTGATCCACGAGGCTGACAGGTTAGATTTCCAGCAATTTGTGGCCGCCTATGAGGACCTTGTTGCGCGGACCCGTGCGGGCAAGCTCACCCCTAAGGATTTCCAGGGTGCCTCGATGACGCTGACTAACCCCGGCACCTTGGGAACAAGCCATTCCGTACCCAGGTTGATGGCCGGGCAGGGGACAATTATTGGCGTCGGCGCCACGGCGTATCCTGCCGAGTGGGCTGGCGCATCCCCGACCGTGCTGGCACGTATGGGGGTCGGCAAGGCCATGTATATGACTTCCACCTACGACCACCGGGTTATTCAGGGAGCTGCCTCCGGGGAATTCCTTCGTACTGTAGAGGAAAAGCTAACTGGCAAGGATGGCTTCTACGAACGTGTCTTCCGCGCCATGGAGGTACCCTACGAGCCTTTCGTCTTCCAGCAGGATTACGAGTACTCGCTTGAGACAGAGAAGGGCAAGCCTGCTCGCATTGCTGAGCTTATTCATGCCTATCGTTCTCGCGGACACCTTGCGGCAGATACTGACCCGCTGGCGTATCGGCAGCGTCGCCATCCCGACCTGTCTCTTGCTAACTACGGCCTAACTGTTTGGGATCTTGATCGATCCTTCCCCACCGGCGGATTCGGTGGAGCTGCAAATATGACTTTGCGGCAGATCCTTACCAGGCTGCGCGACACTTACACCCGTTCTATGGGCATTGAGTACATGCACATCCAGGATCCAGCCCAGCGGGCTTGGCTGCAGCGGCAAATTGAGACTCCTTACGAGAAGCCTTCCAAGGAAGCCCAGCGACACATTCTGTCCACTCTGTCTAGAGCCGAGGCATTCGAAACTTTCCTGCAGACCAAGTATGTCGGCCAGAAGCGTTTTTCTCTTGAGGGCGGCGAATCGCTGATCCCGCTGCTCGATACCGCTCTTACGGCTGCAGCGAGGCGCGGCCTTCCTGATGCTGTCATTGGCATGGCGCACCGTGGCCGCTTGAATGTGCTGGCCAATATTGGCGGAAAGTCCTACGGGCAGATCTTTTCTGAGTTTGAAGGCAATCAGGATCCACGCACGGTTCAAGGTAGCGGTGACGTGAAATACCACCTGGGCACAGAAGGGGTTTTCTCTGTCGAGGACGGCGTGGCTATCCGCGTAACTCTGGCGGCTAACCCATCTCACTTGGAGGCAGCCGACGGGGTGCTGGAAGGCATCTGCCGCGCCAAGTTAGACAAGATGGGGCAGGTTGACGACTACCCCGTTCTGCCGATTCTGATTCATGGGGATGCAGCTTTCGTTGGCCAGGGCGTGGTCTATGAGGTCTTGAATATGTCTCAGCTGCCTGCATACCGCGTCGGGGGTACCCTGCATGTCATTGTGAACAACCAGATTGGGTTCACAACCGGGCCAGCTTCTGGCAGGTCAACCCGCTATTGCACCGATATGGCAAGGGGGCTACAGATCCCTGTCTTCCACGTCAATGGAGATGACCCTGAAGAGGTGGCACGGGCTGCGAATCTAGCCTTCTCCTTCCGCGAAGAATTCCACAAGGATGTAATCATTGACATGGTCTGCTACCGTCGGCGCGGCCACAACGAGGGCGACGACCCCTCGATGACGCAGCCGATCATGTACAACCTGATCAATCAACTTCCTTCTACTCGGTCGGTGTATACCAAGAATTTGATTGGCCGTGGAGACATAACTGAAGAGGAGGCACGCGCCTCTTTGGCTGAGTACAACACCGAGATGAATCGCATCCTGACTGAGACTCGCGAACACGGCTGGTCCCCTGGGGAAGCCGCGTTGGAATTACCGGAATCTCAGCGTCCTGGAGCGGGCATGATGGTCGGTTGGGATACTGCGGTGCCACGGCAGGTAATCGAGCGCATCGGGGATGCCTACTTGCACGTTCCCGAGCACTTCACTCCTCACCCGAAGATGCGCAAGTTGATGGAACGACGCCACCAGATGAGCCGCGAAGGCAAGATCGATTGGGGCTTCGGCGAGCTGTTAGCGTTCGGCTCATTGCTGATCGAGGGAACCCCGGTGCGGATGTCTGGCGAGGATTGCCGTCGCGGCACATTCGTACAGCGCCATGCGGTTCTTCACGATCACGACACTGGACGCGAATGGACGCCGTTAGACTTTCTGACTCCGGATCAAAAGATGCTCTCCATATACGACTCTTCACTGTCGGAGTATGGGCCTCTTGCCTTTGAATATGGCTATTCTGTTGAGCGCCCGTCGGCCTTAGTGCTGTGGGAAGCGCAGTTTGGCGACTTCGTAAATGGAGCCCAATTGGTTGTGGATGAGTTCATTTCTGCAGCCGAGCAGAAGTGGGGCCAGCACGCTTCGCTGGTGATGCTTCTGCCACATGGCTATGAGGGGCAGGGCCCGGATCACTCTTCCGCCAGGATTGAGCGTTATTTGCAGCTTGCCGCGCAGAACAACATGCGCATTACTCAGCCTTCTACCCCGGCTCAGCATTTCCACTTGCTGAGGTCGCAGGCTTATCAGCGCCCGCGCAAACCACTGATCGTATTTACTCCGAAGCAGCTGCTTCGGCTGAATGCCGCCACCTCGCCAGTAGAGGACTTTACTCGCGGCTCGTTCCACGAGGTGCTCCAGGAGTCTCAGGATGAGGTGTTGGCGAACGCTTCCAACGTCGATCGGATCATCCTTACCTCCGGCAGGGTCTACTACGACTTAGTGAAGGCTCGCGCAAAAAGGAACGACAAATCGACCGCGATTGTTCGTCTGGAGCAGTACTATCCGCTTGCCGAAGAAGCGCTTGCTAAGGCTCTGGGCGCATTCCCGTCCTCGGCCGAGCTGGTGTGGGTCCAAGACGAACCGCGCAACATGGGGGCGTGGCCTTTCTTGGCCTTGAATATTACAGATGCGGCCACCGGAGGCCGAACCCTTCGCGTGGTATCAAGACCCTCCTCGGCAGCTCCTTCAGCCGGTACGGCTGCTATGCATGCTGAACAAAACGAGAGGCTCATGGAGGCCGCCTTCCAGCGATAG
- a CDS encoding hemolysin family protein, with protein MDWTGYFYMLYDLLMIGAGVVLTLGTALFVASEFSLVALDPATVDRRAAAGDKRASSVSKTMHHLSTHLSGAQVGITLTTIMLGYTTQTAVADMIDRSLRGLGVAVAISTTVGVAAAVIVVNVFSMVFGELVPKNFALAETLKVAGIVSPVQRAFTFLFRPLIGLLNGSANMVLRAVGVEPLEQMSSARSASELAAMVRHSAEEGTLDTSTASMFTRSVRMGRLTAADIMVDRGRMDTLEATNNVEDLIDLARKTGRSRFPVIGEDTDDILGIAHLRRAAAVPFAKRGEVPVTSQSIMFDAMRVPETVQLAPLMVALREEGLQMAIVVDEYGGTSGLVTLEDIVEEIVGEIADEHDPKRRGIRIAGQNGWYVSGLVRPDELHDYTKLRVPDDGPYDTLGGLIMDRLGAIPKEGDYVDVNHVRLQVTGMDGRRVDQVLVQPTKEV; from the coding sequence ATGGATTGGACGGGCTACTTTTACATGCTCTATGACCTTTTAATGATCGGAGCGGGAGTGGTCCTAACGCTCGGGACTGCGCTCTTTGTTGCATCCGAGTTCTCTTTAGTCGCTCTAGATCCGGCAACCGTGGATCGAAGAGCAGCGGCTGGCGACAAGCGTGCCAGCAGTGTCTCGAAGACAATGCACCACCTAAGCACTCACCTTTCGGGAGCTCAGGTTGGAATTACGCTGACCACAATCATGCTCGGCTACACTACGCAGACTGCTGTAGCTGACATGATCGATCGGTCTCTCCGCGGACTCGGAGTAGCAGTAGCAATTTCCACTACCGTGGGCGTGGCAGCCGCCGTGATCGTGGTCAATGTTTTCTCGATGGTCTTCGGCGAACTTGTCCCGAAGAATTTTGCGCTCGCGGAAACACTGAAGGTTGCTGGCATAGTTTCTCCGGTGCAGCGAGCCTTCACGTTCTTATTCCGGCCCCTAATCGGCCTGCTCAACGGCTCTGCGAATATGGTGCTGCGGGCGGTCGGAGTAGAGCCCCTGGAACAGATGTCCTCTGCCAGATCTGCTTCGGAGCTAGCGGCGATGGTTCGGCACAGCGCAGAAGAAGGCACCCTTGATACGTCTACCGCTTCGATGTTCACCAGATCGGTCCGAATGGGGCGACTGACTGCAGCCGACATCATGGTTGACCGAGGGCGAATGGACACCTTAGAAGCAACGAACAACGTGGAAGATCTTATCGATCTTGCCCGTAAGACGGGGCGCTCGCGCTTCCCTGTAATCGGCGAGGACACGGACGACATTCTGGGAATTGCGCACCTGCGCAGGGCGGCTGCCGTTCCCTTTGCCAAGAGAGGAGAGGTTCCCGTCACTAGCCAGTCGATCATGTTTGATGCGATGCGCGTTCCGGAGACGGTGCAACTGGCTCCGCTCATGGTTGCCCTCCGTGAAGAGGGCCTACAGATGGCGATAGTGGTTGATGAATACGGCGGTACTTCGGGACTTGTCACCCTCGAGGACATAGTTGAAGAAATCGTAGGCGAGATCGCTGACGAACATGATCCCAAGCGCCGTGGGATTCGAATTGCCGGGCAAAATGGCTGGTATGTTTCCGGGCTGGTTCGCCCTGACGAACTACACGATTACACGAAACTGCGGGTGCCTGATGACGGACCCTACGACACCCTCGGAGGATTGATAATGGACCGGCTCGGGGCGATCCCAAAAGAGGGCGACTACGTAGATGTCAATCATGTGCGGTTGCAGGTGACCGGTATGGATGGCAGGCGAGTGGACCAAGTCCTAGTTCAGCCAACGAAGGAGGTCTGA
- a CDS encoding M23 family metallopeptidase, translating to MRKANKRPRHPRGMGRRLAVLGSLGAITVAAPLAGFVGADMSIAMPKESGYHAGDTWAKVRSNVSTVESQSQLTAVAAPVSVARVRTSKEMKRCVAKYASAGERGVFATSDAIVEPLPAGTFTIASPFGYRSHPLFHTSKLHEGADMAAPSGTPVFATAPGVVKTASEIEGGGYTVEITHTMENGETFSSGYMHLLAGSIQVKVGETVKAGQMIAQVGSTGNSTGPHLHFEIRPDKDPIDPLPWLKEHNAHPVGQEDC from the coding sequence ATGCGGAAGGCGAACAAACGTCCTCGGCATCCCCGTGGAATGGGACGGCGGCTAGCAGTTCTTGGTTCCTTGGGAGCGATCACCGTAGCTGCTCCACTTGCCGGTTTCGTCGGGGCCGACATGTCTATTGCAATGCCTAAAGAATCTGGATATCACGCCGGAGACACCTGGGCGAAGGTGCGTTCTAACGTTTCTACTGTTGAATCGCAGAGCCAACTAACAGCGGTGGCAGCCCCCGTTTCGGTTGCGAGGGTACGTACAAGTAAAGAGATGAAACGGTGCGTGGCGAAGTATGCCTCTGCCGGTGAACGCGGTGTTTTTGCCACTTCTGATGCCATCGTCGAGCCGCTGCCCGCCGGTACATTTACAATCGCCTCCCCCTTCGGGTACAGGTCCCACCCGCTGTTCCACACTTCTAAATTGCACGAGGGCGCCGATATGGCCGCCCCGTCAGGTACCCCTGTTTTTGCCACTGCTCCGGGCGTTGTGAAGACCGCCTCTGAAATTGAGGGCGGTGGCTACACTGTAGAAATTACTCACACGATGGAAAACGGCGAGACTTTCTCGTCGGGGTATATGCACCTACTTGCGGGATCCATCCAGGTGAAGGTAGGGGAGACGGTCAAGGCCGGGCAGATGATAGCCCAGGTCGGCTCTACCGGTAATTCCACTGGGCCGCACTTGCATTTCGAAATCAGGCCAGATAAAGATCCTATCGATCCGCTGCCATGGTTGAAGGAACATAACGCCCATCCGGTAGGTCAAGAAGATTGCTAA